AGTATCTAGAAccttttcaattttattttctaatttagAACCTTGtttgaaattatattttttccaaGCAATCTCAACACACTTACTAGCTGCAATAGAAACCAAAGCTGTAGCTGTCACAACTTTCCAAGTATCTTTACCCACCATGTTTTGGCAATTATATCTAAAAAGATGATTAACTTCAATTATTAAGCAGCTTTGGAAATACTTTTAGCGGTACAAACCAATTACGTAGAGttatataatatcattGAAATAAGTAAATAAACTTGAATCTTtttataatgtttttaGCTCATCGCAAATTGCAGTACgtataattttattttaatgctgtgataaaattttttttgaacgAAATCACATGACAAGCAGATGACAAGTGCTGTTAATAAGCAAGTAAGAATATTTAAGAGTCGACGACACAAAAAGTTGTTtgaattcttttaaatgCTTAATACTGTCGTAATCACAATGTCtggtttattattaatattatttgtcATCTGTGAATGCAACTTGTGTTAGAGCACCTGTAtgatcatatttttttgtctATTTCTTTTCGCAACATATGACGTTCCTTAAAAAAAACCCATTGACATTTATGAGTTGCAAAAGCATTTATATTCATCACAAAGCCTGAACCGGCGCAAGATGTAAggttaatttattttgttgcCATAATTAGATAGATTCATAAATTAACTCATCAATTTCTCTGAGATTAACGTGTTCTTGGCATAATGAGGTAGTTCTTATCATAAATTGtcttattgaaaatttaaagtcTAGCAATTTACTAGAAAACAATACATACCAATTTTTTCTCATTGTCTTTTGATTGATAGTAAATTTCAggttttaatttaatattacaaaatcTACTGTGCAGGTAAAACAGTGAATGTTTCTTACAAAACATGGTGAAGTTGAATTAGTAGAATCTCATTTTTTTCCTTCTGaactttacaaaaatttcattttttaaagaaatattacCTTTTTCGCTTAGAAAGAAAGGCATAACGTAATTAAATTAGTTTAAAAGCTGCTTAAACATTTCGAATTAGTAAAGTGTTGTATACAATAAAATCACTTAGTTGATCTCGTAACAGTTCAAGTCATTATCAGATAAGCTTCCTCTGTTTAAACCTGTTTTGTCTAGCTGAATCTTCACAATAAAAAGCCATATTTAGAGATAGATTAAGTAGTACAGAAATGAAAGAGAAAGACAGAGTATGTGTATTTAATTGAGTGTTAAGGTGAGatctaaatatttttcaattgcatatttctttttggtTCTTAGTCACTTATTGTATGCTGccattaaaattttatgattTTGAGATCTCTTGGAATAGCTTAGCgttatataaaatgatatatCAATAGCTGGTTCCACACTACAAATCTGACTCATTAATCAATACTGTATTTCAATGTAGGGCGTATTTATATTTgcattttcatttctaGTTGTTTTACAATGTTGTAGTTAAGAATTACAAAGGTATTGAGAGCTACAAAGAAATATCAGTAAGacaatttttaattcaaatatactATATCTGTTTTCTTCAACAGAGAACATTGGATTTGGAGTTAATCTTTCCAAAATGACTAATGCCATAAACATACATATtcgtttatatatatagatgcTCCATTGTAAATTATCGCCTTCAATTCTAGAGTAATAGCtgtttattattaagaGTTTTTTTTGCAATAATTCTCTCTAATCAAGTATAACAATTGCTTTAACTAATCTAGTAATTGAAGCAAAATACTTTATTAACTTTCTTGTTACCCAAGATGCTTAGATCAAAGGCTACTAGCATTTTAAAGAGAACGGATTTTTCATCTATCCTAAGAACAAACAAGAGGTTTGTATCAActataaaagatatttctTTCGAATCAAGATCACAAGATGATATCACTCTGCCTGAGAAGcaaaaatcattatttgaacAAAAGTTTCAGAATAAGAAACCCAGTCAAGATAGACTAAATGTCAATGGTTCAATTGAATGTTCCTTACATGGTTTCACTTTATTAGATTCGCCTTTGTTTAATAAAGGTACTGCTTTTactaaagaagaaagagatCAATTTGGTTTATCAGGTTTATTACCACCAAAAGTTAGTACCCTTGAAGAGCAATTAGAGAGAAATTATAAACTTTTATGTGAATTGAAAACACCATTAGagaaaaatgattttatgACTCACTTGAGAATGCaaaataaagttttatattttgctATGGTGAAAAAGTATATTAGAGAATTAGTTCCAATTATTTATACTCCAACAGAAGGCGATGCAATTGCTAAATATTCAGACAGATTGAAAAGGCCAGAAGGTGTATTCTTAAACATCAATGAACCGGAAAAAGtagaagaaaatttagCTGCATATGGTGATGCTAAGGATGTAGATTATATTGTCGTAACAGATTCTGAGGGTATTTTAGGTATTGGTGATCAAGGTGTAGGCGGTATAAGAATTTCTGTCTCCAAAATGGCGTTAATGACATTATGTGGTGGTATTCATCCTGGCCGTGTATTGCCTGTTTGTTTAGATGTCGGTACCAACAATCAAGAATTACtgaataatgatttataCACAGGTAACAGATTTCCAAGAGTTAGAGGTGAAGCATATGATAAGTTGGTTGACGCATTTATCACTGGTGTTAAAAAGCAATTTCCAAATGCTATCTTACattttgaagattttgGTGTAAAGAATGCTAGAAGATTGCTAGAGAAATATCGTAATAAAGTACCATGTTTTAATGATGACATCCAAGGCACAGGAGCCGTTGTGACAGCATCATTAATTGCTGCCTTAAAACATACAAACAGGGATTTGAAGAAGTCAAAAATTCTCATATATGGTGCAGGCTCAGCTGGTATTGGTATTGCCGATCAAATTGCAAGCCATATGGTTACCCATGGGTTATCATTGCAAGAAGCCagatcaaatatatatctaataaataGAAAAGGTTTGATTTTGGAATCCAATGTTGCAACTTCTTCACCTGCTCAGCATGTTTATGCTAAACCTGATCAGGATTGGGAAGGTGTTGACACTGCCTCATtgcaaaatttaattaaacaCATTCAACCTACGTGTTTAGTTGGTTGCTCTACTAAAGCTGGTGCCTTCACAAAAGAGTGTATACAAGAAATGCACAAACATAATTCTAGACCAATTGTATTCCCATTATCTAATCCAACAAGACTTCATGAAGCAGTACCTGAAGATGTTATGAAATGGACCAACAACGAAGCTTTGGTTGCTACCGGATCTCCATTCAAACCTGTAAATGGCTATAGAATTTCCGAAAATAATAACTGTTTTTCTTTCCCAGGTATTGGGTTAGGTTCAATGTTGGCCAAAGCTTCTATCATTTCAGATAAAATGATTTCAGCTGCTGTAGATGAGTTAGCATCATTATCACCTTTAGAAGAGAACAACTCCAAACCTGGATTGTTACCACCTTTGGAGGTTATCACTGAAACGTCCGCTAGAGTCGCTACTGCTGTTTTATTGCAAGCATTGGAAGAAGGAACAGCAAGAGTAGAAGAGAATGATACTAAGATCCCACGTGATTTTGATGAATGTCTGGAATGGGTGAAGGAGTCGATGTGGCAACCAATATACAGACCAATGACCAAAGTAAATTATGATCCGTCGATACATACTCAACAAACTTAAGGAAGTTTATATGGATAAATCTTCCTTTTGCTTACTAGTTAGATTACACTTCGTCCCCTTCGTATTATTTAGGAACTACTTTACAGAACTGTAgcacacacatatatatataaatttatttcaattactATATAAAACGATGACTTTACagtaattattatatattagatATGAATTTTTTCGGGACAGTTCATTAAACACGTTAATTAATAACATCATCGAAACTggaatgaaatattttgatttcgCGTGGGAAACAGTGAAACCCCGGCAGAAGAAATAGAACAACAACTGAATGAATTTTAGATCATAAAAGTAATTAAGTTCTAAGttaacatatatatttaatgcATTTGGAAAATAGAACAAGTAGATATGGTATGATTTTCTGAAGAAAGTTCACCCTTAACGCTAGTTCAATTAATCGTTGAAGTGACAATACTCTCACTCtgaaatattgaagaatggatgatattgtaaaatttgttaaaattgTGGACTCTCATTATCCAGATGAGATATATGTGAATAAAAACCTGACGAAACTAGtcaagaaaataatagtaGTCGATTCTGAAACCGAAGATATAAAGAATTCTGCTGAGTTATACAATGGGAGATATTTAACGTACTCtcaaaataaagaagaatgtgaaattgaattttcaaaaattttaacaatcttagataataatttaggAGATATATACacaatcaaaaataaaaagttgTATGGGAATTCGAAACCTTGGAAAGAGAATAAAATACAAGAAATGAAGACTGAAGGTTTAATATATGTAGTTTACCATTTGGAAGACGAAAAAAAAACggtttctttatatttgtcATTCACATTAACAAAAGAAAGTGGCTTTTTGCCTGATATAGATGTATTTTCACcagttatatatttatatgaaattcaattaaCACCCGAAGTAAGAAATAATGGTCTAGGTACCAAGTTAATAGCTGGTTACCTCAAAGATTGTTTAGTGGATGTTCATGAAAATATCCATAAAGATATAATTGGAATTGAATTAACTGTATTTTCAGATAATACCAATGCAATTAGATTTTATGAGACAATCGGAATGAAATTAACACCAGATTCTCCAAAtgataaaacaataaattacGGGCATAGAATTAAGACTAGAAGTCAAAATAGTTCGAAAAAGGGATCAAGTTCAGATAAACCGACTTCATTATCAGTAGTTAAAAAACCAGATtactatttatattatttaccTTTATAGACACGCACACACACACAGCAACCACAACAACAACGTATATATCAATTGGATACATTCCGACTGTTAATAATTATGTGGCCTCACGTAAAGACCAGAACGATAGAGAACCGTCCAACGCACACATACAGACATCGAGCGAATTTTGTCTTCTATCAAGTCAGAAAGTATAGTATATCAAATCAGATTGACCAatattagatatatattaacaattCAACTGCTTCTTGTTATCACTACTAGTGAGGCTTCCCATCAAAGATAATAGGTGAACACAATGAGAATTGAACACTATCCACTTTGTTTCTCTTTTGTGTctatgtatgtatgtgaataataataataataataataacatctTAGAGTGCGGCACTGACACATTCATGCTGCTGAACCAGAGAAAAAATAGCgaaaataagaaaaattgataagCTACCTTTTTTCTAACAATCGCTGCAACGAAGAAACACATAAATAATATCCGTTCTGTTACCTAAAGGGGAAACGAGGAAGTGTGTGTTCCCTCTATCTCATTTCGGTTGGTATCctaaaatgataatatgaGGCTGCGTGCAGGGACAGTTAAGAAAAAGTACGTGCAGGTTTGCAGTGTGGTGTATCATTTCTCTTGTCGCTAGACTTCTTGCGTGCGGGTGTGTGTGTATTGTGACAAATGTCCGCTACCTTATATTGTCAATGAAAACCTAATAAACTTCACGCCTTTGTACCGCACAACACCgtgaaaagaagaaacggaaagaaagaaaaaaacgTGAAAGGGTAAAAAGAAGAATGGTAGACAACACACGCACGCAGAGAGAAGaactttcttctttcttttaatgTCGATTGGCACGGGGCTGGCAATGAATCTGGATACaacaaaaaacaaacaaaagCGAAGACAGGGAAACTGGATGAGGAGAATGAAAAATCATTATGAAGTTTAAATAGAAACTGTCAAAAGTGGAAACAAGTATGCCATATTTAGAATTTTGAAGTCCTATGATTAGAAGAAGGTTTGATATTGGGAAGCTGAACACGAGAAGAACACTTTGTTATATACCTTACTTGgtttttcttgttcttcGGAGATTCCTCTCGAGAAAAACGTTTCTTCAATTGGAATAGCGTGTAACACATTTTCATCCGGGTCCCCCTCctcttctttctttggAGAAATTGCTTTTGTATCCTTATGAATTCAATTTTCGCATTCGTTACACTTGCGTCAATTTCCTAAACGAGACcctaatatataaatatatatatatttatttgtatataacTGATATGGCGGAAGCAGGAGGTAAAAACGTGCAGGACGGTCACCAAGTCTTAGTATTACTAAAGGGACAGTTCATCTGAAGTGCAATTTATTATGCTTTCCTTAAAAGTTTCGAAAACGTATTGGTTTCATGTGTTTTATTTCTACACCGTTTCACTACAACGAAATTCATGAATGCTACAATGAAATTCCACGGAAGGTTTAATCATTTTGCCTTCTGTGGAACGAAATTAAATTCAGTATtccttatatattaacCATTTATTAACTTACATATATGGATATGGAGGTAAATGTGGatgtaattttttttggttgaaaaaaaattattagtgTCTTATTAATTAACATAAAAcaacacacacacacacacacacactTATATATAGGAACAAGATCAGTCATACAAAAGGGGTTATGTCAAGAAGCAATCGGCTTCTATATGATGAATCAGAGGTCCCTCCTATTAATCGACTTCAAcgaaattattattaccaaaACCATGATTATGttagtaataatatattacatCAACGAAGTAATAGAATTGAGCAAAATCATCTTGTAAGTAATTCACATTTGTTTGCAAATgccaataataatacattGAAGGCATTCTCAAATCGATCAACTAAACAATCAACTGTTGTTCATAACAATAGTATTCATCCatataacaatattaatCATTTCAATAACAATGCAGCTGGTCTTCataattattcaaataagttGAGCGTTGCAAAACTAATTGATTCCGCTCATGAAGATAATCTTCATTTACAAAGAAATGCACTTCACCCTCCATATACCCAATCTCAAGCCAGTTcgtcattattatcattaccTCAACCAAATTTCCACAATTatcagcaacagcaacaagatttccaaaatacaaatatgaaatatcaACCTTGGAATAGTCCTGTATATAATACCAACACTAACTATCTCTCCAAATTAAACCATGGAAATAACCATTTCCCTTCTATTCAACATCCAAATCATATAGCTAATACGTTGCCTGTGCCATATCCAAAAACAAGCGCAACTTATTACCATCCAAATAAGATTCTACCAGATCCAAATGAATCTCAGCCTGTTCAACAACATCCTATGCCACAATATAAGAAAGCTACTATACTCTTTACTTCCAATGGTACGGAGAATAAATCGAATCAACGTCATTCAAATACTGAAAACGATTCCAACCATAGTATACATGAACAACAAAATTCATTGCAGGACAATGACCAAGCGTATGCTAGTAAATCTCCTAAACAAGATTTCGAGTATCTTTTTTGTAGTACAAATTTAAGTACTTTTATTCAAGATagtcaaaaaaaattatttagatataaaagagccaaaaaaataaaattttatgaatGCAAAGTTTGTCATAAAACgttcaaaagaaattcaTGGTTGAAAAGACATTTCTTTTCACATTCAAAACTTAAAAATTTCAGTTGTAATTGGTGTTCTGGAAAATACAAACGGAAGGATAATTTAGTACAACATATAAGGAAGAAACATAGGGACAAAACTAATAAGGAACCTAATGAGCTTGAAAACAAAAGCGACGAACCTGTCGTGAATGTAACATCAACACCAGGACTAATCGACACAGATAGCCAATTATTGAATGACGTTTCagaaaaatgaacaaaatgCCGCCAAAACACACCCTGGTGGTAAAACAACACTACTTATTCGTACACGATTTTCCCCTCGTCACATCAAAGGAAAgacaataaataatttaaatatatatacttaaatatatatacatacacGCATGTTATCGTtgatcttttttattttcattcttaAAACATGTCACAAATTCCCTCGAATACCACAACATATGATTACTCaagcaacaacaaaaacCATAACAAACATATCAACTAGCTTCTCACAACACAACAACTAAAGTAATCAAAACACGCAATTTACGACCTCTTGGCAAAACcatttgtatatttatattgtacaccatttaaaataatgacaCTTGAGATGAAACTGACACGATCAACTGTGATAACGCCTTAAAGTTACCCACACAAAACATGTTATGTCTGTGTTTCACTTTTCTCTCCctttttgtttatatatcaattgacACGGCTTTATCCCAATAAGCCATTGCCGCAAATTGTCTAGTTCTTAAATACACAATTTAagtaaaaacaataaataaacaaataaacaaatataaacttatttatgtttatatatttagttgTTTCTTTGTAATGTATATACTTGACAATTGATCAAAggtatttttatattctgtTCTGTTCATTTTCGCATACTACTGTACTATACATATACAAAAATACCCACCTAAAAATACCATACTACATAATGAACAgttcaattttatcaagaCAACTATCACAGACCAGTAGAAGAACTCTTGTTTCGACTAATGCTAAGTTATTCAGTACCATTCCATCGGTTCAATTGCAAGCTTCTGCTTTCCAATTAGCTAAGAAGTCTAAGGGGAAGAAGGTGAACGATGCTCCACCTAGACCAGGTTCTGCATATATGATGTGGGTCAAACATATTAGACCAGAGTTTGCAAATGAACATCCAAATGAAAAACCTACAGGTATAGTTAAATTAATGGCACAACATTGGAAAACTTTAAGTGACTCTGAGAAGGAGCCATTCTACCAAGCTTACAACAAAGCTTTAGCGACTTACCAAGAGAAGAAACGTGCATACGAGGCTACATTACCTCCAAAGCGTCCTGCAGGTCCATTTATCAGCTTTTGTAAGGATAACCGTACCAAAGTTCTAAATGAGAATCCACATTTATCTACTATTGAAGCTACACAAAAGATTGCTGAACTTTGGAAATCTGCCAGTGAAACAGAAAAAGCTCAATACTTAGAGTCTTACAAAACTGCTCTACATGAATGGCAATCAAAATACGGTAAGACTGCTTGAACGAAGTGTCAGAATTAATTCACTATTCTTCAAACAGTTtcaaaaacagaaaaaatataacaacAAACACAATAAACTCTCTGCTAAATATCTTCATTCTAATGTATGGCATTACCTTTtaattttccaatttacatattctttattataaataaaatgaaacattttttataatgaatcatttcttttatatgtatattatctaaaattgattaaattatgtctttaaatataataaacaaattcgttttcatcaataatGATGCTTTTGTTTTGTGCGTATATATGCGTGTTTTAACTTTTTGCATAGGAATGAGTAACTGAGATCATCTCTGATAAAGCTAATCAAAGAAATCATCATCCtcgtcatcatcatcattgcTATTATTCCTTAGACTGTTGTCGTAGTTTTGCTCTCTTCTATTGAAGATAATCTTAACAtcattcttctttttctgttCTCTAGCAATACCATTCAAAATTTGCACAATCTCATCTTCACTTATTTTATGTGATAATTGACCTGATCCTAGAAGTTGTTTTATATACATCTCGACGGCTTGGGCACGTTCTGGTCTAACTAAAGAAACTCTTGACAATCTCTCAAGGGCTTGTGGCTCTAAAAATGAGGCAATATCTGAGCCAACAGCAGCATTTTTACCATTCTCAGCACCACCATTTGGACTCTGACCAGATGCATTGTTACCTCTTTTCAACTCAGCTAATCTAGCTTCTCTTAATGCCTGTAATTCGGGATCCATATCGTCTCTTCAAATGGTACCTCGTTCTATAATCCAACTTTATAGGAACTTAACATAGTGAAACAGTCGTTACAGGGGCAAATAAATGTTaactattttaaataacatAACTTTTTAAACCGATCTCATTTATGTTGAGCTGGTGTTACTGTTACATTCATTATTTAGTGATTAGATGTTGATCGATATTTTGGACATGGCGGCTTAAAGATCCTCAGAAATACGGGTAAAGCGAATTTGTATTTAAGGCACTTTACAACTCACTGGCACATCTTATTCTATCATTTTAAAACGTACTTAAAgacatacatatatacagacatacatatatatgtatatatgaaGGGACATAGCTAATGAAGtatattttctcttttaaGAGTAGAAAGTGGTATAGTTATAAGCTTACACTGTAAAATAGCTCTATTTTGCTACTAGTGTTTAcctaataataaaactattttttgagagtatttatttatgttCCAATTTAGGGAGTGGGAAGTTGGTAGTTCAAGTTACATATTGCTGGATAAGCTCTAGACAGAATAAAAATGTGACCAGATAAGCAGAAGGAAAACACAGAACCACAATGCAGTGGCATTCTGGTACCAACGACATGGACCTTTAAATGGAGTGCAAACAATTTTACCTCTGAAAGAATTGGATATAACACACCAACTATCACTTCCTTAcaactaatatatatatatatatatatatatatatatgaaagtATAGAACGCAGTTTGATTATACGTTCCATATGGCTCCACTAACTACACAACCACCACTACCATCTAGGGAATGAATATACTACTATTGCAGTGCTGATGCACTAAAACATGGATCACGAATGAAACTGTTAAGAAAAACCTTCCTGGTCATCGCCATCATAGCTGAATAGAACTGTTGCATTTAAAACACACGTTGTTATTCGTTTTTATCGATCTGCTTATAGTTGATACTTTCATTGCTATCTGTTGTTTATTCGATTTAGCCGCCAAGggtttattatcattagcTCAACCTGTGTCCTCTCTATGCAGACCAGCATATTCGTACGAATCGTGTTGTACGGAAAACTGTAAGATAGAATGACGTACTGAATGATCGCTGACGCGTCTTAAAGCCatagaaaatattgttgaaaattcaaatatcGTGGTCCATACAGCTCATAATGGCAACATCGAAAGTATTAAGTGCAACCTTTTAAGCAAACAGATCGTTATAGTAAAGAAAACTTGAAGTGTATTCTCATGGATTATTGAGtaatttaaaatctaaGTTAGATTGTGCTGaagattattttatttttcaaagacCATCTTCATTCACCGTTTAGTTGATATCTCTCTATACAGTGGGATCGtgaaaaaatcattttacATTTGTTATTCCTGTTCAATTCCCTATTTCATGTTTGTTTCtatttaattgaaacaTTCGACGATAACTAAAATATACATAAGGATAATATACAATATTCAGCTAGGAAAAGGAAACGATTAAAATTGAGTTACATTAACCACGCAGgttttctaaatttttctttcctTTTACAACTCATCATCAAATTACATATAAAAGGacttttctttctcttcaaaaatttataaattgtGCAATAATACAATACATGTCTAATCTATCAAATATGCAACCCCAGCAATTACAGACATCGTCTTCTGTCGACTTATCATCGAAAGAATCGACCTCCACACAAAATTCTGATTCTGATAGAAACACTTCGGATAATAATGGTTCAAGAAGAGGTAGACCTAAGAGAACctcttcaaaaaatatagattATGATTTAAAGAAGCGAAAGATTATACCATCTGACACCAATTACTTCAGTGCAAGAGAAAACAAACATAATGATTCCGATACAAGTAAAGAGGACAGcgaaaagaagaaaattcCCGATGtcaaattaattgaaactgatgaaaatggaaaaataataaatataaatgatgaagaaattctCAGTGACATTAAAAATGGTGCAACAGGATTATCATTATCTCAAAGTCCaacagaaaaaataaaaaaggaCTCTCTATGGAATTATAAGAAAATAGTTTTACCAGAAGAGTACAAAGATTTCGAtgtgaaaaataataagtaCTTATCTATGTtggaaacaaaaaaatcGGATAACCTTACGAGCTCAAGTATAATCAGACCTTATCATAAACCAAAAGATATCCATAATTTAGAAAGGTCAAAATCATTGTACAAATATTATGAAGGAAATAATTTTGCTGATTTTAATCAGCATGCTACTCACCAAAAAAATGCTCATgtaattaaaaaagttaaagatACAGTTCTAAAAGAATCCAAAAGTAAATTGTTTGGTCAAAGTTCCATCTCTGCTGTGGAAGatacaaataatgataatggGGCTGATGCAAtagataatgatgatttttGTTCTACATGCCAACAATCTGGTTCATTTTTATGTTGCGATACTTGTCCCCGTTcgtttcattttctttgtcTGAATCCTCCATTAGATCCTGATAATTTACCAGAAGGTGATTGGTCTTGCCCTCAATGTGTGTTTAAGGCTAAAAATCCTACTATTGCAGCATATAAAAAATCCGAGAGAGAGTTCATAGCTGAATTAcctaataaaaataaattgtttGGTAAGCTACTGTTCAATATACAATCTCAAAATTCGAAGCAATTTCAATTACCAAACACCATTAAAGATACATTCGAAAATGTCAAAGCTAACGCAAGAGGTCAGTACCAAgatgaaaaagaaaaaactcCTCTGACTGAAAGACAAATATTTGGTACGCCATATGGACAGAGTATTACAAAACTCGATGGATACACCCCGGAATTACATATAGATCCTGAATCAGGGGAATTTTTGATTTGCTATCACTGtcagaaaacaaaaatggGAACCTGGGAAAATTATGAAACAGAATCAAGGTTAATAATGAGATGTGATTATTGCCAGACACCATGGCATTTGAATTGTTTACCAGATGTTCCTCGTGCATCGTTGAAAAATTTAGGTAATAAATGGAAATGTCCATTGCATATGCCCGAATTACAGAATAAAATTAAGCATATCGAAACATACAGAAGATTATCTCGTAATCAAACTTATGTAGAACCTATTCAATCATCAGGTTTTAGAAATAACGGTGACATTGAAATCGAATTAGATGAAATTATCGAACCTGTAAAAACTACacaatttaatgaaaac
The nucleotide sequence above comes from Tetrapisispora phaffii CBS 4417 chromosome 3, complete genome. Encoded proteins:
- the TPHA0C04170 gene encoding NAD-dependent malic enzyme (similar to Saccharomyces cerevisiae MAE1 (YKL029C); ancestral locus Anc_2.529); protein product: MLRSKATSILKRTDFSSILRTNKRFVSTIKDISFESRSQDDITLPEKQKSLFEQKFQNKKPSQDRLNVNGSIECSLHGFTLLDSPLFNKGTAFTKEERDQFGLSGLLPPKVSTLEEQLERNYKLLCELKTPLEKNDFMTHLRMQNKVLYFAMVKKYIRELVPIIYTPTEGDAIAKYSDRLKRPEGVFLNINEPEKVEENLAAYGDAKDVDYIVVTDSEGILGIGDQGVGGIRISVSKMALMTLCGGIHPGRVLPVCLDVGTNNQELLNNDLYTGNRFPRVRGEAYDKLVDAFITGVKKQFPNAILHFEDFGVKNARRLLEKYRNKVPCFNDDIQGTGAVVTASLIAALKHTNRDLKKSKILIYGAGSAGIGIADQIASHMVTHGLSLQEARSNIYLINRKGLILESNVATSSPAQHVYAKPDQDWEGVDTASLQNLIKHIQPTCLVGCSTKAGAFTKECIQEMHKHNSRPIVFPLSNPTRLHEAVPEDVMKWTNNEALVATGSPFKPVNGYRISENNNCFSFPGIGLGSMLAKASIISDKMISAAVDELASLSPLEENNSKPGLLPPLEVITETSARVATAVLLQALEEGTARVEENDTKIPRDFDECLEWVKESMWQPIYRPMTKVNYDPSIHTQQT
- the NAT4 gene encoding N-terminal L-serine N(alpha)-acetyltransferase NatD (similar to Saccharomyces cerevisiae NAT4 (YMR069W); ancestral locus Anc_2.532), which codes for MDDIVKFVKIVDSHYPDEIYVNKNLTKLVKKIIVVDSETEDIKNSAELYNGRYLTYSQNKEECEIEFSKILTILDNNLGDIYTIKNKKLYGNSKPWKENKIQEMKTEGLIYVVYHLEDEKKTVSLYLSFTLTKESGFLPDIDVFSPVIYLYEIQLTPEVRNNGLGTKLIAGYLKDCLVDVHENIHKDIIGIELTVFSDNTNAIRFYETIGMKLTPDSPNDKTINYGHRIKTRSQNSSKKGSSSDKPTSLSVVKKPDYYLYYLPL
- the TPHA0C04190 gene encoding C2H2-type zinc finger protein (similar to Saccharomyces cerevisiae MOT3 (YMR070W); ancestral locus Anc_2.533); protein product: MSRSNRLLYDESEVPPINRLQRNYYYQNHDYVSNNILHQRSNRIEQNHLVSNSHLFANANNNTLKAFSNRSTKQSTVVHNNSIHPYNNINHFNNNAAGLHNYSNKLSVAKLIDSAHEDNLHLQRNALHPPYTQSQASSSLLSLPQPNFHNYQQQQQDFQNTNMKYQPWNSPVYNTNTNYLSKLNHGNNHFPSIQHPNHIANTLPVPYPKTSATYYHPNKILPDPNESQPVQQHPMPQYKKATILFTSNGTENKSNQRHSNTENDSNHSIHEQQNSLQDNDQAYASKSPKQDFEYLFCSTNLSTFIQDSQKKLFRYKRAKKIKFYECKVCHKTFKRNSWLKRHFFSHSKLKNFSCNWCSGKYKRKDNLVQHIRKKHRDKTNKEPNELENKSDEPVVNVTSTPGLIDTDSQLLNDVSEK
- the ABF2 gene encoding DNA-binding protein ABF2 (similar to Saccharomyces cerevisiae IXR1 (YKL032C) and ABF2 (YMR072W); ancestral locus Anc_2.535) codes for the protein MNSSILSRQLSQTSRRTLVSTNAKLFSTIPSVQLQASAFQLAKKSKGKKVNDAPPRPGSAYMMWVKHIRPEFANEHPNEKPTGIVKLMAQHWKTLSDSEKEPFYQAYNKALATYQEKKRAYEATLPPKRPAGPFISFCKDNRTKVLNENPHLSTIEATQKIAELWKSASETEKAQYLESYKTALHEWQSKYGKTA
- the SDD2 gene encoding Sdd2p (similar to Saccharomyces cerevisiae YMR074C; ancestral locus Anc_2.537) gives rise to the protein MDPELQALREARLAELKRGNNASGQSPNGGAENGKNAAVGSDIASFLEPQALERLSRVSLVRPERAQAVEMYIKQLLGSGQLSHKISEDEIVQILNGIAREQKKKNDVKIIFNRREQNYDNSLRNNSNDDDDEDDDFFD